In one window of Rhinoderma darwinii isolate aRhiDar2 chromosome 7, aRhiDar2.hap1, whole genome shotgun sequence DNA:
- the CACYBP gene encoding calcyclin-binding protein, whose protein sequence is MESALLELQKDLEEVKQLLEKATRKRVRDVLIVEQRKLETEISNRQQQQAGESMDVQKPSAIVPPMTSTYTVKISNYGWDQSDKFVKMYITLNGVQNIPAENVQVQFTERSFDLLVKDLNGKNYAMTVNNLLKPISPDNSSKKVKTDSVIIMLKKRSESEWDYLTQVEKQTKEKDKPSMETDTEDPGAGLMNVLKKIYDEGDDEMKRTLNKAWAESREKQLKGDMGDMDI, encoded by the exons CTGCAGAAGGATCTTGAAGAAGTGAAGCAGCTGCTGGAGAAGGCCACCAGGAAAAGAGTGCGTGATGTGCTGATTGTGGAGCAACGAAAGCTGGAGACTGAAATCTCTAACAGGCAACAGCAGCAGGCAGGAGAGTCTATGGATGTTCAGAAGCCGTCTGCCATCGTCCCTCCCATGACCAGCACTTACACAGTGAAAATCAGCAATTATG GGTGGGATCAGTCTGACAAGTTTGTGAAAATGTACATCACTTTGAATGGCGTTCAAAATATCCCTGCGGAGAATGTACAAGTCCAGTTTACAGAACG GTCGTTTGATTTATTAGTGAAGGATCTAAATGGGAAGAATTATGCCATGACTGTGAACAATTTGCTGAAACCCATCTCCCCTGACAACAGCTCAAAGAAA GTGAAGACAGACTCTGTGATCATCATGTtgaaaaagagatctgaaagcgAATGGGACTATTTAACGCAGGTTGAAAAACAAACAAAGGAGAAAGA caAACCATCAATGGAAACTGACACAGAAGACCCTGGTGCCGGTCTAATGAATGTTCTAAAGAAGATCTACGATGAAGGAGATGATGAGATGAAAAGAACGCTGAATAAAGCATGGGCAGAATCTCGAGAGAAACAGTTAAAGGGTGATATGGGGGACATGGATATCTAA